The proteins below come from a single Miscanthus floridulus cultivar M001 chromosome 1, ASM1932011v1, whole genome shotgun sequence genomic window:
- the LOC136461248 gene encoding uncharacterized protein, with the protein MVSASSTLLATATLLLLLSAAGAAAAAATPRPPQAQASAAAAGAACHNDIVALRTTCYDYVQEGGRTLPPSSNCCATLISLTNVPCVCDYLGSDLDIDLDKVLYVSRSCGVAIPRGCGGLKQV; encoded by the exons ATGGTTTCTGCTAGCAGCACCCTGCTGGCTACTGCAACGCTCCTCCTGCTCCTTTCTGCAGCTggtgcggcagcagcagcagccacgccCAGACCTCCTCAAGCTCAGGCgtcggcggccgcggcgggcGCAGCCTGCCATAACGACATCGTGGCCCTGCGAACCACCTGCTATGACTACGTCCAGGAGGGTGGTCGGACGCTGCCGCCGTCGTCCAACTGCTGCGCCACATTGATCAGCCTCACGAATGTTCCATGCGTCTGTGACTACCTAGGCTCCGACCTAGACATAGACCTGGACAAAGTGTTGTATGTCAGCAGGAGCTGTGGAGTCGCCATCCCCAGGGGATGTGGGG GTTTAAAGCAGGTCTGA